From Toxorhynchites rutilus septentrionalis strain SRP chromosome 2, ASM2978413v1, whole genome shotgun sequence, a single genomic window includes:
- the LOC129766058 gene encoding elongin-C-like: protein MDDWTESKVSIGSCEGPNSEFIKLVSAEDHEFIVKREHAFLSETIRAMLSGPGQFSESETNTIYFREISSPILERVCLYLAYKHRYTNNMADLPEFPIPVDLALELMLAANFLGI from the exons ATGGATGACTGGACCGAATCAAAAGTTTCCATTGGAAGCTGCGAGGGACCGAATTCGGAATTCATCAAACTCGTTTCAGCAGAGGATCACGAATTCATCGTGAAGCGCGAGCATGCCTTCCTCTCGGAAACCATCAGAGCAATGCTGTCCGGTCCAGGGCAATTTTCCGAGTCCGAGACGAATACAATCTACTTCAGGGAAATTTC ATCTCCAATACTTGAAAGAGTATGTCTGTATTTAGCGTATAAACATCGCTACACAAACAACATGGCGGACCTCCCGGAATTTCCAATTCCTGTTGATCTAGCTCTCGAGTTGATGCTGGCTGCTAATTTCTTGGGTATATAG